A single genomic interval of bacterium harbors:
- a CDS encoding helix-turn-helix domain-containing protein: MTPAPHIISTIKALMVGYPESHTSRVIDALKRGPRVTVMELARTCKVTRRTIWKWIKVGKLPQPKKQGKRLRFWDYEQVKDLMNAGGSND, translated from the coding sequence ATGACTCCCGCCCCTCACATCATTTCCACAATCAAGGCACTCATGGTCGGATATCCAGAGTCGCACACATCACGGGTGATTGACGCCTTAAAGCGCGGCCCCAGGGTGACGGTGATGGAGTTGGCCCGGACGTGCAAGGTGACAAGGCGCACCATTTGGAAATGGATCAAGGTGGGGAAGTTGCCGCAACCCAAGAAGCAGGGGAAGCGGTTGAGGTTTTGGGATTACGAGCAGGTCAAGGACCTGATGAACGCGGGAGGTTCAAATGATTGA